A genome region from Schlesneria paludicola DSM 18645 includes the following:
- a CDS encoding autotransporter outer membrane beta-barrel domain-containing protein gives MATLTNYRGVEIIDGGPTGAGGAAIQDNFVSLVDWNPRCVWNQSTSPTSSDDQTQNFYPGSFWLQTSTSPSKLFLRQSSATGAAVWVQANSGSVSSVAIANSNGIAVSGSPITSSGTITIGLALSGDVSVASGVATVKSLHGHAVKNVAPTNAQLLLWNSTNTDWEPVSLSGDGTISNAGVISVNSFHGTAFGTAALASVGTSGVTIPLNNGANDFNANTVAISGNGAASVSALALTGSPFTGTGTTSTPLVYINNGAAPTNWSSSGTCLGMNASSCFLGNVLDLRVNGGVSRFAININGSIVSTGNNTFGGTNTFSFGATASNAAMRLSGTLYVGGTGTTTFPQYLAQTAAATAVTSWSTSGAYFGVNANSGFVGNFIDYRVAEKVSGIKSWKRFLTPLRSLERHSPNNQWHAVYLSFMRFQDRIRIVTYVLLLCSRCWKQLCRLANRKIPKCPYCPRRHNCVYLPLLVRYCLPVPHVLTARWLKRPPIFPAVIS, from the coding sequence ATGGCGACCCTAACAAACTATCGTGGTGTGGAAATCATTGATGGCGGACCGACAGGAGCGGGCGGGGCGGCGATTCAAGACAACTTTGTGTCGCTCGTCGACTGGAATCCTCGCTGTGTCTGGAATCAATCCACCAGTCCGACGTCGAGTGACGATCAGACGCAGAACTTCTATCCGGGTTCGTTCTGGCTACAGACTTCCACTTCACCGTCAAAGCTGTTTCTGCGTCAGTCATCGGCCACTGGTGCCGCAGTGTGGGTGCAGGCGAATTCTGGTTCGGTCTCGTCTGTTGCGATTGCCAATTCAAATGGGATTGCCGTCAGCGGTTCACCGATCACGAGTTCCGGAACGATTACAATCGGTCTCGCGCTTTCAGGGGACGTCTCCGTGGCGTCTGGTGTCGCGACCGTGAAGTCGCTTCATGGGCATGCGGTCAAGAATGTGGCCCCGACGAATGCTCAGTTGCTCTTGTGGAATTCGACCAATACCGACTGGGAACCGGTGTCACTCAGTGGTGACGGGACGATCTCGAACGCAGGGGTGATCTCGGTCAATTCGTTCCATGGGACGGCGTTTGGTACGGCGGCTCTCGCTAGTGTCGGGACGAGTGGTGTCACCATCCCCTTGAACAATGGGGCCAATGACTTCAACGCGAACACCGTCGCGATTTCCGGCAATGGTGCGGCGTCCGTGTCGGCATTGGCGCTGACCGGAAGTCCGTTTACGGGGACCGGGACGACGTCGACTCCGCTCGTGTACATCAACAATGGTGCGGCCCCCACGAACTGGTCGTCGTCTGGCACCTGCCTGGGAATGAATGCGAGCAGCTGCTTTTTGGGGAATGTTCTTGATTTGCGGGTGAACGGTGGTGTGTCTCGATTTGCGATCAATATCAATGGGTCGATCGTGAGTACCGGGAACAACACGTTTGGCGGGACGAATACGTTTTCGTTTGGCGCGACGGCGAGCAATGCGGCGATGCGGCTCAGTGGGACGCTTTACGTGGGTGGAACGGGCACCACGACGTTCCCTCAGTATTTGGCACAGACGGCTGCCGCAACGGCGGTCACGAGTTGGAGCACTTCAGGGGCGTATTTCGGGGTTAACGCAAATTCCGGTTTCGTCGGGAATTTTATTGACTACCGGGTAGCGGAAAAGGTGTCAGGAATCAAATCGTGGAAAAGGTTCCTGACACCTTTGCGATCTCTCGAGAGACATTCTCCGAACAACCAGTGGCACGCGGTCTACCTAAGTTTTATGCGATTTCAAGATCGCATACGCATTGTCACATATGTGTTACTACTGTGCTCAAGGTGCTGGAAACAGTTGTGCCGTCTTGCGAATCGAAAGATCCCGAAATGCCCATATTGCCCACGCCGCCACAATTGCGTGTACTTACCGTTGTTAGTGCGGTACTGCTTACCTGTTCCGCATGTGTTGACAGCTCGCTGGCTAAAACGGCCGCCAATCTTCCCGGCGGTTATAAGTTGA